A region from the Kineothrix sp. IPX-CK genome encodes:
- a CDS encoding methyltransferase domain-containing protein — translation MIIAREVCQICGMLTEFKAEDEVVLLREATCVHCGASLRNSDVAGEVIAYIRGENTGLKNQKEKLDKYRILNTCSSGYIHNALKGCEGYTCCEYFSQVPSGSIYNDVLCVDLCNIPFDENTFDIVISEDVLEHICDFEKAMSEILRVLKVGGKHIFTVPLHEGRKTIGRQDKEKVYHGDPIHEEGCLVVTDWGDDIGIILESFGYSVDIQKKHVFYTEKEITDVDKSYDEYLRKKKSMDKYFKYNSVVIAAQKGTEDSIESLFTGERFVPGIRDVQLEIEHYQRYESVQELVRHKTVLDAACGEGYGSNILASTAEKVIGLDISDEAVERAKIKYGDTANLSFVIGSIAELPLEDNSVDIIVSFETIEHVAEELQVGFLREIGRVLKKDGILVMSTPNKEIYSDLYNFKNEFHIKEFYKDEFIRFLGTKFENIKLYNQYFEVASFIDSVEDKDDKVKYFKNTEKYLREGKYFIALASNGDLSNSCISSVFMNEDTEYDKKIARIFQLQEAEEVRNKHLRQLDDEINAKNEYILQLQKEQEQCNALEIEYKKMQKESELIWEKKQEEWENKLLKANKADEEKSNLEHEVVLRGEHILKLDKEIAELREYRALAERELNSRSYKMALKLRNLSFKILPKNSNRRFLFGVLLKTLRHPRTMYRTFKSLKFNILCENLKANGMEGVRLYFRNIEERESSSIFPCKDTAIQVESIEEKKRLSDYEKLQFPKNDNPEVSIVIPVYNEFEYTYGCLKSILNNSGNVSYEIIIADDNSTDFTSQIEEVVSNIRKITSQDNLRFLLNCNKAAKVARGKYIVFLNNDTQVQDNWLKPLLGIMKTDCKVGLVGPKLIYQNGWLQEAGGIVWKDASAWNFGNRTNPEQADYNYLKEVDFISGACIMIRKELWEKIGGFDEQFAPAYYEDVDLAFEVRKHDFKVIYQPLSSVVHFEGISNGTSLSAGQKAYQLVNKEKFYRKWEKVLEKENYPNGESVFLAKDRSRFKKHILVVDHYVPHFDKDAGGRGTFMYLKLFVEMGMHVTFIGDNFYKHEPYTTILNQEGIEILYGEYYLNNCEHWLKENGKYFDYVYLQRPHISVKYIDLVKKYTNAKVIYYDVDLCHVRELRQYEITKEEALLESAARWKEIEFGLIEKADVIHVVGSYEEQYLKEIFPEKPIRNIPLYIYSDIKRDVDKDFANRKNILFVGGFGHPPNEDAVLWFARDIFPRILKKYPDIIWYIVGAKPPKTVQDLASVNIIIKGFVSDEELQKLYKECRIDVVPLRYGAGVKGKVLEAIYNQIPLVTTSIGAEGLSTNEEAFWVEDDAEKIASLIIDVYEDFEALKIKSDNSNLFIENHFLDKHAKEILKLDMS, via the coding sequence ATGATAATTGCCAGAGAAGTCTGTCAGATCTGTGGGATGTTAACTGAATTTAAGGCGGAAGATGAAGTGGTACTCTTGCGTGAGGCAACATGTGTACATTGTGGTGCTTCATTGAGAAATTCTGATGTCGCAGGTGAAGTGATAGCTTATATACGTGGAGAGAATACTGGTCTTAAAAACCAAAAGGAAAAATTGGACAAATATAGAATATTAAATACGTGTTCTAGCGGATATATTCATAATGCTTTAAAGGGATGCGAAGGATATACATGTTGTGAATATTTTAGTCAGGTGCCCTCTGGAAGTATATACAATGACGTTTTATGTGTTGATCTTTGCAACATACCTTTTGATGAGAATACTTTCGATATTGTGATCTCGGAAGATGTATTGGAACATATATGTGATTTTGAGAAAGCAATGAGTGAAATTTTGAGAGTATTAAAAGTTGGAGGAAAGCATATTTTTACTGTTCCTTTACATGAAGGAAGAAAAACAATAGGTAGACAAGATAAAGAGAAAGTTTACCATGGGGATCCTATACATGAGGAGGGGTGTCTGGTTGTTACAGATTGGGGAGACGATATTGGCATAATTTTAGAAAGCTTTGGTTACAGTGTAGATATACAGAAAAAGCATGTATTTTATACGGAAAAAGAAATAACGGATGTCGACAAGAGCTATGATGAATATTTAAGGAAAAAGAAGAGCATGGATAAATATTTCAAATATAATTCTGTTGTTATTGCTGCGCAAAAGGGGACAGAAGATTCAATAGAGTCTTTATTTACAGGAGAAAGATTTGTACCGGGAATAAGAGATGTGCAGCTTGAGATAGAACATTATCAAAGATATGAAAGCGTGCAGGAATTGGTGCGCCATAAAACCGTTCTGGATGCTGCATGTGGCGAAGGATATGGAAGTAATATTTTGGCAAGCACAGCAGAGAAAGTAATAGGGTTGGATATCAGCGATGAAGCAGTAGAGCGGGCAAAAATTAAATACGGGGATACTGCTAATCTATCTTTTGTTATAGGAAGCATTGCGGAATTACCCCTTGAAGATAATAGCGTGGATATAATTGTGTCTTTTGAAACGATTGAGCATGTTGCGGAAGAGTTACAAGTAGGATTTCTTCGGGAAATAGGAAGAGTTTTAAAAAAAGATGGAATATTGGTCATGTCTACTCCTAATAAAGAAATTTATTCGGACTTATATAATTTCAAAAACGAATTTCACATAAAAGAGTTTTATAAGGATGAGTTTATTCGGTTTTTAGGAACGAAATTTGAAAATATTAAACTTTATAATCAGTATTTTGAAGTTGCATCGTTTATAGATTCTGTCGAGGATAAGGACGACAAGGTAAAGTATTTTAAGAACACAGAAAAGTATCTGCGAGAAGGGAAATACTTTATAGCTTTGGCGTCTAATGGAGATTTATCCAATTCATGTATCTCGAGCGTGTTTATGAATGAAGATACTGAATACGATAAGAAAATTGCACGCATTTTTCAACTGCAGGAAGCGGAAGAAGTAAGGAATAAGCATTTGAGACAATTGGACGACGAAATCAATGCTAAGAATGAATATATTCTGCAATTACAAAAAGAACAAGAGCAATGCAATGCATTAGAAATAGAATATAAAAAGATGCAAAAAGAGTCAGAGTTAATATGGGAAAAGAAACAAGAAGAATGGGAAAATAAGCTTCTAAAAGCAAACAAAGCGGATGAGGAAAAGAGCAATTTAGAACATGAGGTGGTCTTGCGGGGAGAACATATTTTAAAACTCGACAAGGAAATAGCTGAATTGAGAGAATATAGGGCTTTAGCAGAGAGAGAGTTAAATTCCAGATCATATAAAATGGCACTCAAATTGAGGAATTTAAGTTTCAAGATTCTTCCTAAAAATAGTAATAGAAGGTTTTTGTTTGGAGTTTTATTGAAGACGTTACGTCATCCCAGGACGATGTATCGGACTTTTAAATCTTTAAAGTTCAATATATTGTGCGAAAACCTAAAGGCGAACGGGATGGAAGGGGTACGTTTGTATTTCCGAAATATTGAGGAGAGGGAAAGCTCCTCAATATTTCCATGTAAAGATACCGCAATACAGGTGGAAAGCATTGAAGAAAAAAAGAGATTATCGGATTATGAGAAACTACAATTTCCAAAGAATGATAATCCAGAAGTTTCAATTGTAATACCTGTATATAATGAGTTTGAATACACCTATGGATGTCTCAAATCTATTTTAAATAATAGTGGAAATGTTTCTTATGAAATTATAATAGCGGATGACAATTCTACTGATTTTACAAGTCAAATAGAAGAAGTTGTAAGTAATATAAGAAAAATTACGAGTCAGGATAACCTAAGATTTCTATTAAACTGTAATAAGGCAGCAAAAGTGGCGAGGGGAAAATACATAGTATTTCTTAATAATGATACGCAAGTACAGGATAACTGGCTGAAACCATTGTTAGGTATTATGAAGACAGACTGTAAGGTGGGCTTAGTTGGTCCCAAGCTTATATATCAAAATGGCTGGCTTCAAGAGGCTGGAGGGATTGTTTGGAAAGATGCTTCTGCATGGAACTTTGGTAATCGTACGAATCCGGAGCAGGCAGACTATAATTATTTGAAAGAGGTAGACTTTATTTCCGGAGCCTGTATCATGATACGGAAGGAACTTTGGGAAAAGATAGGGGGATTCGATGAACAATTTGCACCGGCATATTATGAAGATGTGGATTTGGCATTTGAAGTAAGAAAGCACGATTTTAAGGTGATATACCAACCACTTTCCAGCGTTGTACATTTTGAAGGAATATCCAATGGGACAAGTCTGTCCGCCGGACAGAAGGCCTACCAACTTGTGAATAAAGAAAAATTCTATAGAAAATGGGAAAAAGTCTTGGAAAAAGAAAATTATCCCAATGGAGAGAGTGTCTTTCTGGCTAAGGATAGGAGCAGGTTTAAAAAGCATATCCTTGTTGTTGATCATTACGTTCCGCACTTTGATAAAGATGCGGGTGGAAGAGGAACGTTTATGTATTTAAAACTATTTGTTGAAATGGGAATGCATGTAACGTTTATTGGAGATAATTTTTATAAACATGAGCCATATACGACGATTTTGAATCAAGAAGGGATTGAAATATTGTATGGTGAGTATTATTTAAATAATTGTGAACATTGGCTAAAAGAAAATGGTAAATATTTTGATTATGTATATTTACAGAGACCACACATCTCTGTAAAGTACATTGATTTGGTAAAAAAATATACAAATGCTAAAGTTATTTATTATGATGTAGATTTATGTCATGTTCGGGAGCTGCGCCAATATGAAATAACAAAGGAAGAAGCATTACTAGAATCTGCCGCAAGATGGAAGGAAATCGAATTTGGGCTAATAGAGAAGGCAGATGTAATTCATGTTGTTGGAAGTTATGAGGAGCAATATTTAAAAGAAATTTTTCCTGAGAAACCAATACGGAACATTCCCCTATATATTTATTCAGATATTAAACGAGATGTGGATAAGGATTTTGCAAATAGAAAAAACATTTTATTTGTGGGGGGATTTGGACATCCGCCTAATGAAGATGCCGTTTTATGGTTTGCTAGAGATATATTCCCTAGAATCCTTAAAAAATATCCCGATATTATTTGGTATATTGTTGGAGCTAAACCACCGAAAACTGTTCAGGATCTAGCCAGTGTAAACATTATAATTAAAGGCTTTGTATCTGATGAAGAATTGCAAAAGCTATATAAAGAATGTAGAATAGATGTTGTGCCATTGCGATACGGAGCAGGGGTCAAGGGAAAGGTTCTTGAAGCAATATATAATCAGATACCGTTAGTTACGACAAGCATAGGAGCAGAGGGACTGAGTACTAATGAAGAAGCATTCTGGGTGGAGGATGATGCGGAAAAGATAGCAAGTTTAATCATTGATGTATACGAAGATTTTGAAGCATTGAAAATAAAATCCGATAATAGCAATTTATTTATTGAAAATCATTTTCTTGATAAGCATGCGAAAGAGATTCTGAAATTAGACATGTCTTGA
- a CDS encoding ABC transporter ATP-binding protein: MNAIQVENVSKVYRIYDRPSDRLKEAIRPGHKIYHRPFYALNDISFSIESGETVGIIGVNGSGKSTILKIITGVLKQTEGNVFVNGKVSALLELGAGFDEEYTGIENIYMNGSILGYTREEMDAKKEEILKFADIGDFVYQPVKTYSSGMLVRLAFALAINVEPEILIIDEALAVGDAFFQAKCFHKLEEIKQSGTTILFVSHDIVSVKKMCSRVVWLDKGVLREVGEANAVCERYMSAQIERTNAENEKLLSQIKMHNETSGIEANSMIKRFPRLDIQKAEAITGTGKVEILSFYIKDKNGKESKLLKVEEEYSFGIVARFHESLEHVIFGFELENLRGVRVFGINNFMEKKYIGQVSNNKVYEALFSLKLPRMCKGEYLITLAVAAGTQENHVVHSRIHNCQTIFVENEGFNIALIELDADTRILEYDNKDIVIR; the protein is encoded by the coding sequence ATGAATGCAATACAGGTTGAAAATGTTTCAAAAGTTTATAGAATATATGATAGACCGTCGGACCGATTGAAAGAAGCAATTCGTCCCGGACATAAGATTTATCATAGACCCTTTTATGCTCTAAATGATATTAGCTTTAGCATAGAATCAGGTGAGACCGTTGGAATTATTGGAGTAAACGGATCTGGAAAATCTACAATATTAAAGATTATTACCGGAGTATTAAAGCAAACTGAAGGAAATGTATTTGTAAATGGAAAAGTATCTGCGCTCTTGGAACTTGGAGCAGGTTTTGATGAGGAATATACTGGTATTGAAAACATATATATGAATGGCTCGATTTTAGGCTACACAAGGGAGGAAATGGACGCCAAAAAGGAAGAAATTCTAAAATTTGCAGATATAGGAGATTTCGTATATCAACCGGTTAAGACCTATTCTTCGGGAATGTTGGTGCGACTGGCGTTTGCATTGGCTATTAATGTTGAACCGGAAATACTGATTATAGATGAAGCGTTAGCGGTGGGGGATGCTTTCTTTCAAGCTAAATGTTTCCATAAGTTAGAGGAGATTAAACAGAGTGGAACTACTATTTTGTTTGTTTCTCATGATATAGTATCCGTTAAAAAAATGTGTTCGAGAGTAGTCTGGCTGGATAAAGGAGTTCTTAGGGAAGTCGGCGAGGCTAATGCTGTGTGTGAGCGTTACATGAGTGCACAGATTGAAAGAACTAATGCGGAAAATGAAAAGTTGCTTTCTCAGATAAAAATGCATAATGAAACTAGTGGAATTGAAGCAAATAGTATGATTAAGCGTTTCCCCAGGTTGGACATTCAAAAAGCAGAAGCCATTACAGGGACTGGAAAAGTGGAAATATTATCTTTTTACATCAAGGATAAAAATGGAAAAGAATCTAAGCTGTTAAAAGTGGAGGAGGAGTATTCCTTTGGCATTGTAGCTAGGTTTCATGAAAGCTTAGAACATGTAATTTTCGGATTTGAACTAGAGAATTTAAGAGGTGTTAGAGTCTTTGGAATTAATAACTTTATGGAAAAAAAATACATCGGACAAGTAAGTAACAATAAAGTATATGAAGCTTTATTTTCTTTGAAGTTGCCTAGAATGTGCAAAGGTGAATACCTTATTACATTGGCGGTAGCGGCAGGGACACAGGAGAATCACGTGGTTCATTCGCGAATTCATAACTGTCAGACGATATTTGTTGAAAATGAAGGCTTTAACATTGCTTTAATAGAATTAGATGCAGATACTAGGATTTTAGAATATGATAATAAGGATATTGTTATTAGATAA
- a CDS encoding ABC transporter permease: MIRQIKDIINRRQLILTLAASDFKKRFIGSYLGVFWIFMQPIVSIVIYYFVFQIGFKSNPVENMPYVLWLMPGIIPWFFFNDTLQSGVSTLSSYKHLVKKMVFRIDILPLIKVVSSLFIHFIFIFILMLVFLIFGESPSVWWLQTIYYLICNIMLVTGLVYLTSAINVFVKDTNQIVSIFLQFGFWIAPIMWDISRMPEEIHWILRLNPFTYIVDGFRDCFVYHVGFWTKPYMALYFWIFTLVIFMGGVKLFKKMEPHFADVL, translated from the coding sequence ATGATAAGACAAATAAAAGATATTATAAATAGAAGGCAACTAATTTTAACGTTGGCAGCATCTGATTTTAAAAAGAGGTTTATTGGTTCATATTTAGGAGTTTTTTGGATTTTTATGCAACCAATTGTAAGTATCGTGATATATTATTTTGTTTTTCAAATTGGATTTAAAAGTAATCCAGTAGAAAATATGCCATATGTATTATGGCTTATGCCGGGAATTATCCCATGGTTTTTCTTTAATGATACACTACAAAGCGGGGTATCTACTTTGTCCTCTTATAAACATCTGGTTAAAAAAATGGTATTTAGAATCGATATTTTGCCGCTTATAAAAGTTGTATCTTCATTATTTATTCATTTTATTTTTATTTTTATTTTAATGTTAGTATTTCTGATCTTTGGAGAAAGTCCTTCTGTTTGGTGGCTGCAAACTATTTATTATCTTATATGTAATATTATGCTGGTGACAGGTCTTGTCTATTTGACCTCGGCGATTAATGTATTTGTAAAGGACACCAATCAAATAGTAAGTATCTTCTTGCAGTTTGGTTTTTGGATTGCTCCCATAATGTGGGATATTTCAAGAATGCCGGAAGAAATTCATTGGATACTTCGCCTTAATCCGTTTACATATATTGTAGATGGTTTTAGAGATTGTTTTGTATATCATGTGGGCTTTTGGACAAAGCCATATATGGCTTTGTATTTCTGGATTTTTACATTAGTTATATTTATGGGCGGAGTTAAGCTATTTAAAAAGATGGAGCCACATTTTGCGGATGTTTTATAG